One stretch of Methylopila sp. 73B DNA includes these proteins:
- a CDS encoding N,N-dimethylformamidase beta subunit family domain-containing protein — MAAGDDGLQAATNKITIENAKPGNPPSEWMINGIGDDNIVGFATDISVNRGQTVSFKIRTNSLNYRIDIYRLGYYAGNGARKVATIQRQLATAQTQPNPGGDLSVGLVDCGNWAVSATWTAPSTAVTGLYIAKLVRQDATAGVNHIPFVVRDDGAASDLLFQTSDTTWCAYNSWGGYSLYGGDLPAFRAYKVSYNRPYNTRGYDFQSGPQDWIFGVEYPMIRWLERNGYDVSYSTGVDSDRRGAEILLHKIFLSVGHDEYWSGPQRANVEAARDAGVHLAFFSGNECYWKTRWESSVAGAVTAYRTLVCYKESRANAKIDPSPTWTGTWRDPRFSPPSDGGRPENALTGTIFQVDSYRLDTIKVPYENSRFRFWRNTSFASLSSGQTGSLVKNYLGYEWDEDRDNGFRPSGLIDLSQTARNVTTYLRDYGSTIGAATANHSLTLYRAPNGGGLVFGAGTVYWAWGLDANHDNEATAVDLNVQQATMNLLADMGVQPATPQADVVATPASSDVTPPVSTITSPAVGARAREGQRIVVRGTATDSGGVVAGVEVSMDNGVTWNKASGRASWTFAWNAQAPGSYVIRSRATDDSCNTETPSAGRTLTVLAPTTQSLWTYADAPANPFVEDTTPVELGLRFVPAVSGQVTGVRFYKGDLNVGVHTARLWTAAGVSLGSATFANETLRGWQQVLFATPINVTAGAPYVVSYHTDAFYSADPGYFGTARVRGNLTAPASTPAALNGVFAYGPAGTFPDGSFDGTNYWVDLTFAAGPPAPPIDGETLFPDTATPAVVTESDATPVELGVRFRASVAGTITGVRFYKGPSNVGAHEGRLWSAAGAQLAMVSFAGETGSGWQTAFFATPVAITAGATYVASYHTAGFYSADTNYFATARVSGSLTAPADAAGAPNGVYQYGPSGTFPTETFSKTNYWVDVVFKPTTA, encoded by the coding sequence ATGGCGGCCGGCGACGACGGGCTTCAGGCGGCGACCAACAAGATCACCATCGAGAACGCCAAGCCCGGTAATCCGCCGAGCGAATGGATGATCAACGGGATCGGCGACGACAACATCGTCGGCTTCGCGACCGACATCAGCGTCAACCGAGGGCAGACCGTAAGCTTCAAGATCCGGACGAACTCGCTTAACTACCGGATCGACATCTACCGCCTCGGCTACTACGCCGGAAACGGCGCGCGGAAGGTCGCGACGATCCAGCGCCAGCTCGCGACCGCGCAGACCCAGCCCAACCCGGGGGGCGATCTGAGCGTCGGCCTGGTGGACTGCGGCAACTGGGCGGTCTCCGCCACCTGGACCGCGCCGTCGACCGCGGTGACCGGCCTCTACATCGCCAAGCTCGTCCGGCAGGACGCGACCGCCGGCGTCAACCACATCCCCTTCGTGGTGCGCGACGACGGGGCGGCGAGCGACCTGCTGTTCCAGACCTCCGACACCACCTGGTGCGCCTACAACTCATGGGGCGGCTACAGTCTCTACGGCGGCGACCTTCCGGCCTTCCGGGCGTACAAGGTGAGCTACAACCGGCCCTACAACACCCGCGGCTACGACTTCCAGAGCGGGCCGCAGGACTGGATCTTCGGCGTCGAATACCCAATGATCCGCTGGCTCGAACGCAACGGCTACGACGTCTCCTACTCCACCGGCGTCGACAGCGACCGGCGCGGCGCTGAGATCCTGCTCCACAAGATCTTCCTGTCGGTCGGCCACGACGAGTACTGGTCCGGCCCGCAGCGCGCCAATGTCGAGGCGGCGCGGGACGCCGGCGTCCACCTCGCGTTCTTCAGCGGCAACGAGTGCTACTGGAAGACCCGCTGGGAATCGAGCGTGGCCGGCGCGGTGACGGCCTACCGCACGCTCGTCTGCTACAAGGAGAGCCGCGCCAACGCCAAGATCGACCCGTCTCCGACCTGGACGGGCACCTGGCGCGACCCCCGGTTCTCGCCGCCCTCCGATGGCGGACGACCGGAAAACGCGTTGACCGGCACGATCTTCCAGGTCGACAGCTATCGGCTCGACACGATCAAGGTGCCCTACGAGAACTCTCGCTTCCGATTCTGGCGCAACACCAGCTTCGCCAGCTTGTCGTCCGGGCAGACCGGCTCGCTGGTGAAGAACTACCTCGGCTACGAGTGGGACGAGGACCGCGACAACGGCTTCCGGCCGAGCGGCCTGATCGACCTGTCGCAAACCGCGCGCAACGTCACGACCTACCTGCGCGACTACGGCTCGACCATCGGCGCCGCGACCGCCAACCACAGCCTCACGCTCTACCGCGCGCCGAACGGCGGCGGGCTCGTGTTCGGGGCGGGCACGGTCTACTGGGCCTGGGGTCTCGACGCCAACCACGACAACGAAGCCACCGCGGTCGATCTCAATGTCCAGCAGGCGACGATGAACCTGCTGGCCGACATGGGCGTCCAGCCCGCCACGCCGCAAGCGGACGTCGTCGCAACCCCCGCCTCCAGCGACGTGACGCCGCCGGTCTCGACAATCACTTCGCCGGCCGTCGGGGCCCGCGCGCGGGAAGGCCAGCGCATCGTCGTGCGGGGCACGGCGACCGACAGCGGCGGCGTGGTGGCGGGCGTCGAGGTGTCGATGGACAACGGCGTCACCTGGAACAAGGCGAGCGGGCGCGCGTCCTGGACCTTCGCCTGGAACGCCCAGGCGCCGGGAAGCTACGTCATCCGCTCTCGCGCGACCGACGACAGCTGCAACACCGAGACGCCGTCGGCCGGCCGCACGCTCACGGTGCTGGCGCCCACCACCCAGAGCCTGTGGACCTACGCCGACGCGCCGGCGAACCCGTTTGTCGAGGACACGACCCCGGTCGAACTCGGCCTGCGGTTCGTGCCGGCGGTTTCGGGACAGGTGACGGGCGTTCGCTTCTACAAGGGCGATCTCAACGTCGGCGTCCACACGGCGCGGCTCTGGACGGCGGCCGGCGTGTCGCTGGGCTCGGCCACCTTCGCCAACGAAACCCTGCGCGGCTGGCAGCAGGTGCTGTTCGCCACGCCCATCAACGTCACCGCGGGCGCGCCCTACGTTGTTTCCTACCACACGGACGCGTTCTACTCGGCTGATCCCGGATACTTCGGAACCGCCCGGGTGCGAGGAAACCTGACGGCGCCGGCGAGCACGCCCGCCGCTTTGAACGGCGTGTTCGCCTATGGCCCTGCGGGAACGTTCCCCGACGGCTCCTTCGACGGAACCAACTATTGGGTCGATCTGACCTTCGCAGCGGGGCCGCCCGCGCCTCCGATCGACGGCGAGACGCTGTTCCCGGACACGGCGACGCCCGCGGTCGTCACCGAGAGCGACGCGACGCCGGTCGAGCTCGGCGTGCGCTTCCGGGCGAGCGTCGCCGGCACGATCACCGGCGTCCGCTTCTATAAGGGGCCGAGCAACGTCGGCGCCCATGAGGGCCGGCTGTGGAGCGCGGCCGGCGCCCAACTGGCCATGGTCTCCTTCGCCGGGGAGACCGGCAGCGGCTGGCAGACGGCGTTTTTCGCCACCCCGGTCGCGATCACGGCCGGCGCGACCTACGTGGCGTCCTACCACACCGCCGGCTTCTACTCCGCCGACACCAACTACTTCGCGACGGCGCGCGTGAGCGGCTCCCTGACGGCTCCGGCCGACGCGGCGGGGGCGCCGAACGGCGTCTACCAGTACGGCCCGAGCGGGACCTTCCCGACCGAGACCTTCTCCAAGACGAACTATTGGGTCGACGTCGTGTTCAAGCCGACCACGGCGTGA
- a CDS encoding glycosyltransferase encodes MAVVDIAIPCHRYGHFLKDCVESVQAQSLRDVRILIIDDASPDDSAETAHALAAGDPRIEVIVHERNRGALATYDEGIAWATSPYLLLLSADDFLAPGALARAAALMDAHPKVALTYGRSVDLHEGDPEPAFSDPDAPPEWRVRSGEAFIREHCERIRNLVPTPSAIVRTAVQKRVGGYDRSLPHAGDMEMWMRLAAYGDVADTPLTQAVYRLHGSNMSRAYYARILVDYEQRALAFDTLFKHHGPRVPNARRHHALARRRLAEAAYWTGVARCCRGDMAIGRDVLGFGLALRPRMRLLPPVGQLFRHERPDRTIASVLSDGLRRLALRAGLVPQPSAKGP; translated from the coding sequence ATGGCCGTCGTCGATATCGCAATCCCTTGCCACCGCTACGGCCATTTCCTCAAAGACTGCGTCGAGAGCGTCCAGGCGCAGTCGCTGCGCGACGTCCGCATCCTGATCATCGACGACGCCTCGCCGGACGACTCCGCCGAGACCGCCCACGCGCTCGCGGCCGGCGATCCGCGCATCGAGGTAATCGTCCACGAGCGGAACCGGGGCGCGCTGGCGACCTACGACGAGGGCATCGCCTGGGCGACGTCCCCCTACCTGCTGCTTCTGTCAGCGGACGACTTCCTCGCCCCGGGCGCGCTGGCGCGGGCGGCGGCTCTGATGGACGCCCACCCCAAGGTGGCGCTGACCTACGGCAGGAGCGTCGACCTGCACGAGGGCGATCCCGAGCCGGCCTTCTCGGACCCGGACGCGCCGCCGGAATGGCGGGTGAGATCGGGCGAGGCGTTCATCCGGGAGCATTGCGAGCGGATCCGGAACCTGGTGCCGACGCCGTCCGCGATCGTCCGCACCGCCGTCCAGAAGAGAGTCGGCGGCTACGACCGTTCGCTGCCGCACGCCGGCGACATGGAGATGTGGATGCGACTCGCCGCCTATGGCGACGTCGCCGACACGCCGTTGACGCAGGCGGTCTACCGGCTGCACGGCTCCAACATGTCGCGCGCCTATTACGCGCGGATTCTCGTCGACTACGAACAGCGCGCGCTCGCCTTCGACACGCTGTTCAAGCATCACGGGCCTCGCGTCCCCAACGCGCGGCGGCATCATGCGCTGGCGCGCCGTCGTCTCGCGGAGGCGGCCTATTGGACGGGCGTCGCCCGCTGCTGCCGGGGCGACATGGCGATCGGCCGCGACGTGCTCGGCTTTGGCCTCGCGCTCCGGCCGCGGATGCGCCTGCTTCCGCCCGTCGGCCAGTTGTTCCGCCACGAGCGGCCAGACCGGACAATCGCGAGCGTCCTCAGCGACGGCCTGCGTCGGCTGGCGCTCCGCGCGGGCCTCGTTCCCCAGCCGTCCGCGAAGGGGCCGTGA
- the galE gene encoding UDP-glucose 4-epimerase GalE, whose translation MTSSTVLVTGGAGYIGSHMILALRDAGRPVVVLDDLSTGLAAAVPAGVPLVRGCVGDADLVTSIARTYRVGAIVHFAGSIVVPDSVADPMAYYLNNTVRSRELIGAAVAVGVRSFVFSSTAAVYGEASSEPLGEDSPLDPVSPYGASKLMTERMLADAGLAYDLRYAALRYFNVAGADPLGRAGQSGGRATHLIKLAAQAAVGLRSGLDCFGDDYPTRDGTCVRDYVHVSDLVQAHMLALDHLEGGGPNLVANCGYGRGASVREVIGAMKRASGVDFPVRPAARRAGDPAALVADPTRIRETLGWVARHDDLDGIVASALAWERRLAEARRPAFAAAMGHA comes from the coding sequence ATGACATCGTCAACCGTCCTCGTCACCGGCGGCGCCGGCTACATCGGCAGCCACATGATCCTCGCGTTGCGCGACGCCGGACGCCCGGTCGTCGTGCTGGACGACCTCTCGACCGGCCTCGCCGCGGCCGTGCCCGCGGGCGTGCCTTTGGTGCGTGGTTGCGTCGGCGACGCCGACCTGGTGACGTCGATCGCCCGGACCTACCGCGTGGGCGCCATCGTGCACTTCGCGGGTTCGATCGTGGTGCCAGACTCGGTCGCCGACCCGATGGCCTATTACCTGAACAACACCGTCCGCTCCCGGGAGCTGATCGGCGCCGCGGTTGCGGTGGGCGTGCGGAGCTTCGTGTTCTCCTCGACCGCCGCGGTCTATGGCGAAGCCTCCTCGGAGCCGCTTGGAGAGGACTCGCCGCTGGACCCGGTCTCGCCCTACGGCGCCTCGAAGCTGATGACGGAGCGCATGCTCGCGGACGCGGGCCTGGCCTACGACCTGCGTTACGCCGCGCTGCGTTACTTCAACGTCGCCGGCGCCGATCCTCTCGGGCGCGCGGGCCAGTCCGGGGGCCGGGCGACCCATCTGATCAAGCTCGCCGCGCAGGCCGCCGTCGGCCTTCGTTCGGGGCTCGACTGCTTCGGCGACGACTATCCCACCCGGGACGGGACCTGCGTGCGCGACTACGTCCACGTCTCGGACCTCGTTCAGGCGCACATGCTCGCGCTCGATCATCTCGAAGGCGGCGGACCGAACCTCGTCGCGAACTGCGGCTACGGGCGTGGCGCGTCGGTGCGCGAGGTGATCGGCGCGATGAAGCGCGCGTCCGGCGTTGATTTCCCGGTGCGGCCCGCGGCGCGGCGCGCGGGCGATCCCGCGGCGCTGGTCGCCGACCCCACGCGGATCCGCGAGACCCTCGGCTGGGTCGCCCGGCACGACGATCTCGACGGCATCGTGGCGAGCGCGCTCGCGTGGGAGCGCCGTCTGGCGGAGGCGCGACGGCCGGCGTTCGCGGCCGCGATGGGGCATGCCTAG
- a CDS encoding glycosyl hydrolase family 28-related protein, which produces MPSRSLARLCGAGLVAGLAFAVVVAALQVVGEGAGQAAAVAPRAPPLVPPGADPYDPPFALEGGNGPAIGDGLRTAGPGETLTLAGSDFAAGTVFEVFSQAKGRPGAVVRVAPDYVGPAAATLALPSSLPAGAMHLLRARSAKGYGPAFAVNRTETWWLGPDAAAPGERFAVFGRNLSDPDGSRAAIYLKTSANEGRFLPVVTANPYRVEVRTPALQPGAYEVWAHNGGGGRLGWSGPLTLKIRAAPVWAKHARTVVDVADFGARGDGASDDGAAIEAALAAAERAAPSTLRFGRGVYLSRRSFRAPSGVRWLGAGRNATALSLAAPLEAQGFLYAGGDVRDVAIERLTIDADRRVSAQDRALIALGGARIRIADSRLNAWGGETLRISARGLEIERNEITGAGSFLGVSEQVFVTDNVFRMTSDAEAAVTSWGGRGLALVGNLLINADPSRADGSGIGRLFVAQGHFGSVRDAYFSGNETRNAAPRDCAAVDCNKGEQIIFEFGGVALLGRASALSPTTVTIPRLSPAPGATRGDVVIAAGRGAGQRRRVVSIKGDVVTFDRPWTVQPDRTSSQFYVTPVAERAVVYRNRFQGRKTYAAHDSNSTAVLVWGLCFDMVVADNDISRMRHGVMAAATSGTPQDSVSAPFFTLVEGNRIRAVNNGIYTGLTFGYDTHPAVLGGVGNVFRRNDIRDVAHIGLAMDLWDSRGGDVIAPVFERNRVVGAPYGMVTGLKLIWAGRLFRSAPPGRGRLLGAVLRGNVFVRGLLLSPGSIGFWAGRGVLWSTHGDRWSGFRTGNGPAP; this is translated from the coding sequence ATGCCTAGCCGCTCGCTCGCGAGGCTCTGCGGCGCGGGCCTCGTCGCCGGTCTGGCCTTCGCCGTGGTGGTCGCAGCCTTGCAGGTCGTCGGGGAGGGCGCGGGGCAGGCCGCCGCCGTCGCTCCTCGCGCCCCTCCGCTGGTTCCGCCGGGCGCGGACCCCTACGATCCGCCGTTCGCGCTCGAGGGCGGGAACGGCCCCGCGATCGGCGACGGCCTGCGGACGGCGGGTCCAGGCGAGACCCTTACGCTCGCGGGATCGGACTTCGCCGCCGGCACGGTTTTCGAGGTCTTCAGTCAGGCGAAGGGCCGGCCGGGCGCGGTCGTCCGCGTCGCGCCGGACTATGTGGGGCCGGCCGCGGCGACGCTCGCGTTGCCGTCTTCGCTGCCCGCGGGCGCGATGCATCTGCTGCGCGCGCGGTCCGCGAAGGGCTACGGGCCGGCCTTCGCGGTCAACCGCACCGAAACTTGGTGGCTCGGTCCCGACGCCGCGGCGCCCGGCGAGCGGTTCGCCGTGTTCGGCCGCAATCTCTCCGATCCCGACGGCTCGCGCGCGGCGATCTACCTGAAGACCTCGGCGAACGAGGGGCGGTTCTTGCCCGTCGTGACCGCCAATCCCTACCGGGTCGAGGTGCGGACGCCGGCGCTTCAGCCGGGCGCCTACGAGGTCTGGGCGCACAACGGCGGCGGCGGTCGGCTGGGCTGGAGCGGCCCGCTGACGCTCAAGATCCGCGCCGCGCCGGTTTGGGCGAAGCACGCGCGGACCGTCGTCGACGTCGCCGACTTCGGAGCGCGCGGCGACGGCGCCAGCGACGACGGCGCCGCGATCGAGGCGGCGCTCGCCGCTGCGGAGCGGGCGGCCCCGAGCACCTTGCGGTTCGGGCGCGGCGTCTACCTCTCGCGGCGCAGCTTCCGCGCGCCGTCCGGCGTACGCTGGCTCGGCGCGGGACGAAACGCGACCGCGCTCAGCCTGGCGGCGCCCTTGGAGGCCCAAGGTTTCCTCTATGCGGGCGGCGACGTTCGCGACGTCGCGATCGAGCGCCTCACCATTGACGCCGACCGCCGGGTCTCGGCGCAGGATCGCGCGCTGATTGCGCTTGGCGGCGCGCGGATCCGTATCGCCGACTCGCGTCTCAACGCCTGGGGCGGCGAGACGCTGAGGATCTCCGCCCGCGGGCTGGAGATCGAGCGCAATGAGATCACCGGCGCGGGTAGCTTCCTCGGCGTGAGCGAGCAGGTCTTCGTGACCGACAACGTCTTCCGCATGACCAGCGACGCCGAGGCCGCGGTCACGAGTTGGGGCGGGCGGGGGCTCGCGCTCGTCGGCAACCTGCTCATCAACGCCGATCCCTCGCGGGCCGACGGGTCGGGCATCGGCCGCCTGTTCGTGGCCCAGGGGCACTTCGGCAGCGTCCGCGACGCCTACTTCAGCGGCAACGAGACCCGAAACGCCGCGCCGCGGGACTGCGCGGCGGTCGACTGCAACAAGGGCGAACAGATCATCTTCGAGTTCGGCGGCGTCGCCCTTCTGGGCCGCGCCTCGGCGCTGTCGCCGACCACCGTAACGATCCCCCGGCTCTCCCCCGCGCCCGGGGCGACGCGCGGCGACGTGGTGATCGCGGCCGGCCGCGGGGCGGGCCAGCGGCGGCGGGTCGTGTCGATCAAGGGCGACGTGGTGACCTTCGACCGTCCCTGGACGGTGCAGCCCGATCGGACGAGCAGCCAGTTCTATGTGACGCCCGTCGCCGAGCGCGCGGTGGTCTACCGCAACCGGTTCCAGGGCCGGAAGACCTACGCGGCGCACGACTCGAATTCGACCGCCGTGCTCGTCTGGGGCCTGTGCTTCGACATGGTCGTCGCCGACAACGACATCTCCCGCATGCGGCACGGCGTGATGGCCGCCGCGACCTCCGGGACGCCTCAGGACAGCGTGTCAGCGCCGTTCTTCACGCTCGTCGAAGGCAACCGCATCCGCGCGGTCAACAACGGGATCTACACCGGCTTGACCTTCGGCTACGACACCCACCCCGCCGTGCTCGGCGGCGTCGGAAACGTGTTCCGCCGGAACGATATCCGCGACGTCGCCCATATCGGTCTCGCCATGGACCTGTGGGATAGCCGCGGCGGCGACGTGATCGCCCCGGTGTTCGAGCGCAACCGCGTCGTCGGCGCGCCCTACGGCATGGTGACTGGCCTCAAGCTGATCTGGGCCGGGCGGCTGTTTCGCAGCGCCCCTCCGGGGAGAGGGCGGCTGCTCGGCGCCGTCCTGCGTGGCAACGTCTTCGTGCGCGGGCTGTTGCTGAGCCCTGGATCGATCGGCTTCTGGGCCGGCCGCGGCGTGCTTTGGAGCACCCATGGCGACCGCTGGAGCGGCTTCCGAACCGGCAACGGCCCGGCGCCGTAG
- a CDS encoding glycosyltransferase family 4 protein — protein sequence MKVIILNRFFAPDQSATSRMAASLAFGLAAEGFEVEAIASDAWHDDGTRRLPARETIEGVRVFRVGGARFGRATLVGRALDYASFHIAAAARLAARARRGDVCVVCTDPPLMSVSAWPAIVAKRAVLVNWSNDLFPEAAFDAGVLTPTGLTGRLALALRNLTVRRAQVTVAPIERMAARLRAQGGGGARVAVVPHWSDGQAIAPLPREASRLREEWGLSGKFVVGYSGNLGRAHDFTTVLDAASRLRHRDDVAFLFVGGGHQRAWVEEEARRRNLDAVTFRPLQPLDRLSESLAAADAHLVTLLPEFELSVVPSKFYGIAAAGRPTLFVGDVDGEVAGLLRRHRCGVSVPVGASEALAAHIERLADTPQLAARLGVAARRMFDERFSRRRGLAAWRTVIESCAVRPASGAPSVFGVDPARTAR from the coding sequence ATGAAAGTCATCATTCTCAATCGCTTCTTCGCCCCGGACCAGTCCGCGACCAGCCGGATGGCCGCCAGTCTCGCCTTCGGCCTCGCGGCCGAAGGGTTCGAGGTGGAGGCGATCGCGAGCGACGCCTGGCACGACGACGGGACGCGGCGGTTGCCCGCGAGAGAGACGATCGAGGGCGTGCGCGTGTTCCGGGTCGGCGGGGCGCGGTTCGGGCGCGCGACGCTTGTCGGCCGGGCGCTGGACTACGCGAGCTTCCACATCGCCGCCGCCGCCCGGCTCGCCGCGCGGGCGCGGCGGGGCGACGTCTGCGTGGTCTGCACCGATCCGCCGCTGATGTCAGTCTCGGCCTGGCCGGCGATCGTCGCGAAGCGGGCCGTGCTGGTGAACTGGTCGAACGACCTGTTCCCCGAGGCGGCGTTCGACGCCGGCGTGCTGACGCCGACCGGCTTGACCGGGCGCCTCGCCCTCGCCCTCAGGAACCTTACGGTCCGCCGCGCGCAGGTGACGGTGGCGCCGATCGAGCGGATGGCGGCGCGGCTCCGCGCCCAGGGCGGCGGCGGGGCCAGGGTCGCCGTCGTCCCCCACTGGTCGGACGGCCAGGCGATCGCGCCGCTGCCGCGCGAGGCCTCGCGGCTCCGCGAGGAGTGGGGGCTCTCCGGAAAATTCGTGGTCGGCTACTCCGGCAATCTCGGCCGCGCCCACGATTTCACGACCGTGCTCGACGCCGCGTCCCGGCTCCGCCATCGCGACGACGTCGCCTTCCTCTTTGTCGGCGGCGGGCACCAAAGGGCGTGGGTCGAGGAGGAGGCCCGCCGTCGGAACCTCGACGCCGTGACGTTCCGGCCGCTCCAGCCGCTGGATCGGCTGTCGGAGTCGCTCGCGGCGGCCGACGCCCATCTCGTCACCCTGCTGCCCGAGTTCGAGCTTTCGGTCGTTCCGAGCAAATTCTATGGAATCGCCGCCGCGGGGCGGCCGACGCTGTTCGTGGGCGACGTCGACGGCGAAGTGGCGGGCCTGCTTCGACGCCACCGCTGCGGCGTCTCGGTCCCGGTCGGGGCTTCGGAGGCTCTCGCCGCCCACATCGAGCGCCTCGCCGACACCCCGCAGCTTGCGGCCCGTCTCGGCGTCGCGGCCCGCCGCATGTTCGACGAGCGCTTCTCGCGACGCCGGGGGCTCGCGGCCTGGCGGACGGTCATCGAATCCTGCGCCGTCCGGCCGGCGTCGGGCGCGCCCAGCGTCTTCGGCGTCGATCCGGCGAGGACCGCGCGATGA
- a CDS encoding glycosyltransferase family 4 protein, which produces MSEPAMRLIVSQLGARMHYAVPRMLHAQSRLQRFYTDICATKGWPKLLRAVPGGVMPTALRRLTGRVPFAVPESAVVTFPSVGVGFGMRRARAKTPTEQTEAHLWAGRELSRRLVSHVQSHGVGTAGGVYGFSGECLEALVAMRARGLKTIVEQIVAPKLILDRLVLEEEERFPGWSAVSAFDGLSADYAAREQAEWAAADLVVCGSGFVRDGVIASGVDPGRCVVVPYGVDRHEGGEPRRRAPGPLRVLTVGGVGLRKGTPYVLEAARRLGARAEFRMVGACDVVGPARVALADAVTLTGAVPRTEIAAHYAWADVFLLPSICEGSATVVYEALAAGLPVVTTPNAGSVVRDGVDGYVVPIRDVDAIEAALAAFAADAELYERCSLNARGRARQFDLPAYGRRLAEAIDGAPAAALSVPLAAAV; this is translated from the coding sequence ATGAGCGAGCCCGCGATGAGGCTGATCGTCAGCCAGCTCGGCGCGCGGATGCATTACGCCGTGCCACGCATGCTGCACGCGCAGAGCCGGCTGCAGCGCTTCTACACCGACATCTGCGCTACCAAAGGCTGGCCGAAGCTGCTGCGCGCGGTCCCCGGCGGCGTGATGCCGACGGCGCTGCGGCGGCTCACGGGCCGGGTGCCCTTCGCGGTGCCGGAATCCGCGGTGGTCACCTTCCCGAGCGTCGGCGTCGGCTTCGGCATGCGCCGCGCGCGGGCGAAGACGCCGACCGAGCAGACCGAGGCGCATCTCTGGGCGGGCCGCGAGCTGTCGCGGCGCCTCGTGAGCCACGTCCAGAGCCACGGCGTGGGGACGGCGGGCGGCGTGTACGGCTTCAGCGGCGAATGCCTCGAGGCCCTCGTCGCGATGCGGGCGCGCGGTCTGAAGACCATCGTCGAGCAGATCGTCGCCCCGAAGCTGATCCTGGATCGTCTCGTGCTCGAGGAGGAAGAGCGGTTCCCGGGATGGAGCGCCGTCTCGGCTTTCGATGGCCTGTCCGCGGACTACGCCGCGCGCGAGCAGGCGGAGTGGGCCGCGGCGGATCTGGTCGTCTGCGGCTCCGGCTTCGTGCGCGACGGCGTGATCGCGAGCGGGGTCGATCCGGGACGTTGCGTGGTGGTGCCCTACGGCGTTGACAGGCACGAGGGGGGAGAGCCGCGCCGCAGGGCGCCCGGACCGCTGCGCGTGCTGACCGTGGGCGGGGTCGGCCTCCGGAAAGGGACTCCTTACGTGCTTGAGGCGGCCCGACGGCTCGGCGCCAGGGCGGAGTTCCGGATGGTGGGCGCCTGCGACGTCGTGGGTCCAGCGCGGGTCGCGCTGGCCGACGCTGTCACGCTGACGGGCGCCGTGCCGCGGACCGAGATCGCCGCGCACTACGCCTGGGCGGACGTCTTCCTGTTGCCCTCGATCTGCGAGGGCTCGGCGACCGTCGTCTACGAGGCGCTCGCGGCGGGCCTGCCGGTCGTCACCACGCCGAACGCGGGCAGCGTCGTGCGCGATGGCGTGGACGGCTACGTGGTCCCGATCCGCGACGTGGACGCCATCGAAGCCGCGCTGGCGGCCTTCGCCGCCGACGCGGAGCTCTACGAGCGGTGCTCGCTGAACGCGCGCGGCCGGGCCCGGCAGTTCGATCTTCCGGCCTATGGCCGACGCCTTGCGGAGGCGATCGACGGCGCGCCTGCCGCCGCGCTCTCCGTTCCGCTCGCCGCGGCGGTGTAG